One region of Streptomyces subrutilus genomic DNA includes:
- a CDS encoding fumarylacetoacetate hydrolase family protein encodes MRLLTFTTADSVERLGAEADGLVVDLAALADRAGVRLPHDLLSFIQAGPAARETAGRLLAADPAGRPAGAVHRLDDVTLCAPHRPGKIIGVGLNYVEHVAESSRSLDTDKERPPRPVLFSKPATAVTGPGQPILHNADLTTQLDWECELAVVIGRTAFRIGEEEAYDHVFGYAVVNDISARDQRRSGQWFFSKGQDSYAPFGPVVVTADAIPDPMALDLSLRVNGVTKQKSNTRHMLFPIARLIADISSGMTLEPGDVIATGSPSGVGAGMVPPEFLVPGDTVEATVELIGTLTNPVVDAR; translated from the coding sequence ATGCGACTGCTGACCTTCACCACCGCCGACTCCGTGGAGCGCCTGGGCGCCGAGGCCGACGGCCTCGTCGTCGACCTGGCCGCCCTCGCCGACCGGGCCGGCGTCCGCCTCCCGCACGACCTGCTCTCCTTCATCCAGGCGGGCCCCGCCGCGCGGGAGACCGCCGGGCGGCTGCTCGCCGCGGACCCGGCCGGCCGGCCCGCCGGGGCCGTGCACCGCCTGGACGACGTCACCCTGTGCGCCCCGCACCGCCCCGGCAAGATCATCGGGGTCGGCCTCAACTACGTGGAACACGTGGCGGAGTCCAGCCGCAGCCTGGACACCGACAAGGAACGCCCCCCGCGCCCGGTCCTCTTCTCCAAGCCCGCCACCGCGGTCACCGGGCCGGGGCAGCCCATCCTGCACAACGCCGACCTCACCACCCAGCTCGACTGGGAGTGCGAACTGGCCGTGGTCATCGGCCGCACCGCCTTCCGGATCGGCGAGGAGGAGGCGTACGACCACGTCTTCGGCTACGCCGTCGTCAACGACATCAGCGCCCGCGACCAGCGTCGCTCCGGCCAGTGGTTCTTCTCCAAGGGCCAGGACTCCTACGCCCCCTTCGGCCCGGTGGTCGTCACCGCGGACGCGATCCCGGACCCCATGGCCCTCGACCTCTCGCTGCGCGTCAACGGCGTCACCAAGCAGAAGTCGAACACCCGGCACATGCTCTTCCCCATCGCCCGCCTCATCGCCGACATCAGCTCCGGCATGACCCTGGAGCCCGGCGACGTCATCGCGACGGGATCGCCCTCCGGCGTCGGCGCCGGCATGGTCCCGCCGGAGTTCCTCGTCCCGGGGGACACCGTGGAAGCCACCGTCGAGCTGATCGGCACCCTGACCAACCCCGTCGTCGACGCCCGCTGA
- a CDS encoding MMPL family transporter yields the protein MIRALTGFSTRSPWKVIAVWAVLGIFLTVLSQPLVYRVTETQSGAFLPARYDSAAALKVAEEKFGVKPDGNAVTLLVARADGGPLTEADERRVGAVAEELGSRRVDMPPPTQEEPPAFLNEDHSQTPAVGPAMTAPDRSFELLTVRLAGNSLDPGLQRVYRVFHDRAEEAFEEAGMRTGFTGGLADVTDTADAEKTTQTVVGIVMVGLIVLINILVFRSVLAAFVPLLAVVVVGGAAAGTVIGGAVLTGIKLDPSTPSMISVVLIGIGVDYFLFLLFRFREQLRSRPEQPAREAAAEVSARVGTAITSAALTIVAAFATLAVATFGQFRVLGPAIAISVLVMLLASLTLMPALLAAAGRRMFWPSRALKRQPAEGAASRFGALVARRPLRLVLASVALLGALAAGLAGIRMDFGQGGGNLETPAAATAAEISRALPAGVSDPATVYVTAKDGRALDPAGIEALPRALGAVDGVGRIGPTTLNEDRTAARFDLYLTPGPQTEQARDLVSGPVRATIAGAAPAGTEAHVGGTAAIFADISTAVDHDLRIVFPVAAVLIALILLVLLRSLLAPAILMIAVGLGFAATLGASALFFQHLLDEPGVNFVLPLVLFLFVVALGTDYNILISDRIREEMERPGPARAAVARAVRHTAPAIATAGVVLAASFGSLAVNVNPSTRQIGFATALGIMLSAFVLSIVLVPALAALLGRRTWWPVRPGGARGRHPGRSQASHPDQDRVPVG from the coding sequence GTGATCCGCGCCCTGACCGGGTTCTCCACCCGCAGCCCGTGGAAGGTCATCGCCGTCTGGGCGGTGCTGGGCATCTTCCTGACCGTGCTCAGCCAGCCGCTCGTCTACCGGGTGACCGAGACCCAGAGCGGCGCCTTCCTGCCGGCGCGGTACGACTCGGCCGCCGCGCTGAAGGTCGCCGAGGAGAAGTTCGGGGTGAAGCCCGACGGCAACGCGGTGACCCTGCTCGTCGCCCGCGCCGACGGCGGGCCCCTCACCGAGGCCGACGAGCGGCGCGTCGGCGCCGTGGCCGAGGAACTGGGCAGCCGACGCGTCGACATGCCCCCGCCGACGCAGGAGGAGCCGCCCGCCTTCCTGAACGAGGACCACTCCCAGACCCCCGCGGTCGGCCCGGCGATGACCGCCCCGGACCGTAGCTTCGAGCTCCTCACCGTCCGGCTGGCCGGCAACTCCCTGGACCCCGGCCTCCAGCGCGTCTACCGCGTTTTCCACGACCGGGCCGAGGAGGCCTTCGAGGAGGCCGGGATGCGCACCGGCTTCACCGGCGGCCTGGCCGACGTCACCGACACCGCCGACGCCGAGAAGACCACCCAGACCGTCGTCGGCATCGTCATGGTCGGCCTGATCGTGCTGATCAACATCCTGGTGTTCCGCAGCGTCCTGGCCGCCTTCGTGCCGCTGCTCGCGGTGGTGGTCGTCGGCGGCGCGGCGGCGGGCACGGTGATCGGCGGCGCCGTGCTCACCGGCATCAAGCTGGACCCCTCCACCCCGAGCATGATCAGCGTCGTGCTGATCGGCATCGGCGTCGACTACTTCCTCTTCCTCCTCTTCCGCTTCCGCGAACAGCTGCGCTCCCGCCCGGAGCAGCCCGCCCGGGAGGCGGCCGCGGAGGTCAGCGCCCGGGTCGGCACGGCGATCACCTCGGCCGCCCTGACGATCGTGGCCGCCTTCGCCACCCTCGCCGTCGCGACCTTCGGACAGTTCCGCGTCCTCGGCCCCGCCATCGCCATATCGGTCCTGGTCATGCTGCTGGCCAGCCTCACCCTGATGCCCGCGCTGCTCGCGGCCGCCGGCCGCCGGATGTTCTGGCCCTCGCGCGCCCTGAAGCGGCAGCCCGCGGAGGGGGCGGCCTCCCGCTTCGGCGCCCTGGTCGCCCGCCGTCCGCTGCGCCTCGTCCTCGCGTCCGTCGCCCTGCTGGGCGCCCTCGCGGCCGGACTGGCGGGCATCCGGATGGACTTCGGCCAGGGCGGCGGCAACCTGGAGACCCCGGCCGCGGCCACCGCCGCCGAGATCTCCCGCGCCCTGCCCGCCGGGGTGTCCGACCCGGCCACGGTCTACGTCACCGCGAAGGACGGCCGCGCCCTCGACCCCGCGGGGATCGAGGCCCTGCCCCGGGCGCTCGGCGCGGTCGACGGTGTCGGCAGGATCGGACCCACCACCCTCAACGAGGACCGCACGGCGGCCCGTTTCGACCTCTACCTCACCCCGGGCCCCCAGACCGAGCAGGCCCGCGACCTCGTCTCCGGACCCGTCCGCGCCACGATCGCCGGCGCCGCCCCCGCGGGGACCGAGGCCCATGTCGGCGGCACCGCCGCGATCTTCGCCGACATCTCCACCGCCGTCGACCACGACCTCAGGATCGTCTTCCCGGTCGCCGCGGTGCTGATCGCGCTCATCCTGCTCGTCCTGCTGCGCAGCCTGCTCGCCCCCGCGATCCTCATGATCGCGGTCGGCCTCGGCTTCGCCGCCACCCTCGGCGCCTCCGCCCTGTTCTTCCAGCACCTGCTCGACGAGCCCGGCGTCAACTTCGTGCTGCCGCTGGTGCTGTTCCTCTTCGTCGTCGCCCTCGGCACCGACTACAACATCCTGATCAGCGACCGCATACGCGAGGAGATGGAACGCCCCGGACCGGCCCGTGCGGCCGTCGCCCGGGCCGTACGGCACACCGCGCCCGCGATCGCCACTGCGGGCGTCGTCCTGGCGGCCTCCTTCGGCAGCCTCGCCGTCAACGTGAACCCCTCCACCCGGCAGATCGGTTTCGCGACGGCGCTCGGCATCATGCTCTCGGCGTTCGTCCTGTCCATCGTGCTGGTGCCGGCGCTCGCCGCGCTCCTCGGCCGCCGGACCTGGTGGCCGGTCCGCCCGGGCGGCGCCCGGGGCCGCCATCCGGGCCGGTCCCAGGCCTCGCACCCGGACCAGGACCGCGTCCCCGTCGGCTAG
- a CDS encoding carbon-nitrogen hydrolase family protein, translated as MDNLRRFTAAAVQAAPVYLDPAATVDKAVALIAEAAGNGAELVVFPEVFVPGYPYWNWTMNPVQGSPWFERLRAASVDIPGPHVDALCAAARRHGVTLVIGVNERVPYSLGVLHNTLLTIGPDGEILGVHRKLVPTWAEKLTWTGGDGSSLRVHTTPVGPLGVLACGENTNTLARFALLAQGELVHASCYIALPVAPADYDMADAIAVRTAAHSFEGKVFSVVACSTVSPEIADALAGDDEELRKRFTRPRSALSGIFGPDGRPVGEPLVDDEGVVYGEIDLARCVQPKQMHDIVGHYNRFDVFRLEVDNRPRLPVAFTVPPCPPTTASEEDA; from the coding sequence ATGGACAACCTGCGCCGCTTCACGGCCGCGGCCGTCCAGGCCGCACCCGTCTACCTCGATCCCGCCGCCACCGTCGACAAGGCCGTCGCCCTGATCGCCGAGGCCGCCGGCAACGGCGCCGAACTCGTCGTGTTCCCCGAGGTGTTCGTCCCCGGGTATCCGTACTGGAACTGGACGATGAACCCGGTCCAGGGCTCACCCTGGTTCGAGCGGCTGCGGGCGGCCTCGGTCGACATCCCCGGCCCGCACGTCGACGCCCTGTGCGCCGCCGCCCGCCGGCACGGCGTCACGCTCGTCATCGGCGTCAACGAGCGGGTCCCGTACAGCCTCGGCGTCCTGCACAACACCCTGCTCACCATCGGCCCGGACGGTGAGATCCTCGGCGTCCACCGCAAACTGGTGCCCACCTGGGCGGAGAAGCTCACCTGGACCGGCGGAGACGGCAGTTCGCTGCGGGTCCACACCACCCCCGTCGGACCGCTCGGCGTGCTGGCCTGCGGCGAGAACACCAACACCCTGGCCCGGTTCGCCCTCCTCGCGCAGGGCGAACTCGTGCACGCCTCCTGCTACATCGCCCTGCCCGTGGCCCCGGCCGACTACGACATGGCCGACGCCATCGCCGTCCGCACCGCCGCCCACAGCTTCGAGGGCAAGGTCTTCTCCGTCGTCGCCTGCTCCACCGTCTCCCCCGAGATCGCCGACGCCCTCGCCGGGGACGACGAGGAACTGCGCAAGCGGTTCACCCGTCCGCGCAGCGCCCTGTCCGGCATCTTCGGCCCCGACGGCCGTCCGGTCGGCGAGCCCCTCGTCGACGACGAGGGCGTCGTCTACGGCGAGATCGACCTGGCCCGCTGCGTCCAGCCCAAGCAGATGCACGACATCGTCGGCCACTACAACCGCTTCGACGTCTTCCGCCTCGAAGTCGACAACCGCCCCCGCCTGCCGGTGGCGTTCACCGTACCCCCGTGCCCCCCGACCACCGCCTCCGAGGAGGACGCATGA
- a CDS encoding maleate cis-trans isomerase family protein: protein METEIPAILRARQSLLPDERFTFHSSRMRMTHVTPEQLKAMDADSDRCAVELSDARVDVLGYACLVAIMSMGLGYHRTARERLHLRTAENGGPAPVVTSAGALVHGLHTLGAKKIVLLAPYMRPLTRTVVDYLGHEGIEVLDHQALEIPDNLDVAAHDPARLPGLARALEYAEADAVVLSACVQMPSLTAIEEAEQLLGKPVVSAAVCTAHQMLRALDLDAVAPGAGHLLSGAYAQAPPPR from the coding sequence ATGGAGACCGAGATCCCGGCGATCCTGCGGGCCCGCCAGAGCCTCCTACCCGACGAGCGCTTCACCTTCCACTCCAGCCGCATGCGCATGACCCATGTGACCCCGGAGCAGCTCAAGGCCATGGACGCCGACTCCGACCGCTGCGCCGTGGAACTCTCCGACGCCCGCGTCGACGTCCTCGGCTACGCCTGCCTCGTCGCCATCATGAGCATGGGCCTCGGCTACCACCGCACCGCGCGGGAACGCCTGCACCTGCGCACCGCGGAGAACGGCGGCCCGGCGCCCGTGGTCACCAGCGCCGGGGCCCTGGTCCACGGGCTGCACACGCTCGGCGCGAAGAAGATCGTGCTGCTCGCCCCGTACATGCGCCCGCTCACCCGGACCGTCGTCGACTACCTCGGCCACGAGGGCATCGAGGTCCTGGACCACCAGGCCCTGGAGATCCCGGACAACCTCGACGTCGCCGCCCACGACCCGGCCCGGCTGCCCGGCCTGGCCCGGGCGCTGGAGTACGCCGAGGCCGACGCGGTCGTCCTGTCCGCCTGCGTGCAGATGCCGTCCCTGACCGCGATCGAGGAGGCCGAACAGCTCCTGGGCAAGCCCGTCGTGTCCGCGGCCGTCTGCACCGCCCACCAGATGCTGCGCGCCCTGGACCTCGACGCCGTCGCCCCGGGGGCCGGCCACCTGCTCTCCGGCGCCTACGCGCAGGCTCCGCCGCCCCGGTAG
- a CDS encoding ATP-binding protein, translated as MLTTTSHAVRSFTHWVTDPLPVAVPQVRARVRAVLDGWGVPLDASDALLLAVSELVANVVRHVGAGRMRVAVASGGGWLRLEVADQGAPLPRLPAPRATCDPDAECGRGLLMVQLLVADMGGELAFVADESGKSVHVRIPSV; from the coding sequence ATGCTCACCACCACCAGCCATGCGGTCCGCAGCTTCACCCACTGGGTCACCGACCCCCTCCCGGTGGCCGTTCCGCAGGTCAGGGCCCGCGTGCGGGCCGTACTCGACGGGTGGGGGGTCCCCCTCGACGCGTCGGACGCACTGCTGCTGGCCGTCAGCGAACTCGTCGCCAACGTCGTGCGGCACGTGGGCGCCGGTCGGATGCGGGTGGCGGTGGCCTCCGGCGGCGGGTGGCTCCGGCTGGAGGTGGCCGACCAGGGTGCCCCGCTCCCGCGGCTGCCCGCACCGCGAGCGACGTGCGATCCGGACGCCGAATGCGGGCGCGGGCTGCTGATGGTCCAGCTGCTGGTGGCCGACATGGGTGGTGAACTCGCCTTCGTCGCCGATGAGTCCGGCAAATCCGTGCACGTGCGCATCCCGTCGGTCTGA
- a CDS encoding PaaX family transcriptional regulator — MSDSPLRPSSLINTVYGAFLRRLGGWISIADLITLMGELDVDGPAVRSAISRLKKRGVLEPERRGATGYRLSPAAHPVFDEGDRRIFASLEPADLADGWAMAVFSVPESERSHRYQLRTRLTWLGFGNIAPGVWLAPGRLLDDARAMLERLGLGDYVHLFAAAEYAAFSDLPDTVSSWWDFPAIQTQYAAFTDAYAPVAAHLAAGPDPDPAQAFRHYVPLLTQWRRLPYLDPGLPSELLPADWNAVAARQVFQQLHSVLLEPSLRHVRDVTGLAAPA; from the coding sequence ATGTCGGACAGCCCCCTTCGGCCCAGCTCGTTGATCAACACGGTCTACGGGGCGTTCCTGCGCCGCCTCGGCGGCTGGATCTCCATCGCGGACCTGATCACGCTGATGGGGGAACTCGACGTCGACGGACCGGCCGTACGCTCGGCGATCTCGCGCCTGAAGAAGCGCGGGGTCCTCGAACCGGAGCGCCGGGGCGCCACCGGATACCGCCTCAGCCCGGCAGCCCACCCCGTCTTCGACGAGGGAGACCGCCGGATCTTCGCCAGCCTCGAACCCGCCGACCTGGCCGACGGCTGGGCCATGGCGGTCTTCTCGGTACCGGAGTCCGAGCGCTCCCACCGCTACCAGCTGCGCACCCGGCTGACCTGGCTCGGCTTCGGCAACATCGCCCCCGGGGTCTGGCTGGCGCCCGGCCGGCTGCTCGACGACGCGCGCGCCATGCTGGAGCGGCTCGGACTAGGCGACTACGTCCACCTGTTCGCCGCCGCCGAGTACGCCGCTTTCAGCGACCTGCCCGACACGGTCAGCTCGTGGTGGGACTTCCCCGCGATCCAGACCCAGTACGCGGCCTTCACCGACGCCTACGCGCCCGTGGCGGCCCACCTGGCCGCCGGGCCCGACCCGGACCCCGCGCAGGCGTTCCGCCACTACGTGCCGCTGCTCACCCAGTGGCGCCGCCTGCCCTACCTCGACCCGGGCCTGCCGAGCGAGCTGCTCCCGGCGGACTGGAACGCGGTCGCCGCACGCCAGGTGTTCCAGCAGCTCCACTCGGTGCTGCTGGAACCGAGCCTGCGCCACGTCCGGGACGTGACGGGCCTGGCGGCCCCGGCCTAG
- a CDS encoding acyl-CoA thioesterase has translation MERRVEWPDTDAAGHYHHSTVVRWVEAAEAVLLRRLGLAHLFGSTPRVHFEADYRARLWFGDAVRTELRVTEVGERSLHYAFTVHGEHGEEAATGRMVVAHSAARATGATPWPEDVRAVLTTAGPQRAELLIAAEPLGGTPCAWRS, from the coding sequence GTGGAGCGCCGCGTCGAATGGCCCGACACCGACGCCGCCGGCCACTACCACCACTCCACCGTCGTGCGCTGGGTCGAGGCGGCCGAGGCCGTCCTGCTGCGCCGCCTGGGCCTGGCCCACCTGTTCGGCAGCACGCCCCGGGTCCACTTCGAGGCCGACTACCGGGCCCGGCTCTGGTTCGGCGACGCCGTGCGCACCGAGCTCAGGGTCACCGAGGTCGGCGAGCGCTCCCTGCACTACGCCTTCACGGTCCACGGCGAGCACGGGGAGGAGGCGGCCACCGGACGGATGGTCGTCGCCCACTCGGCCGCCCGCGCCACCGGGGCCACCCCCTGGCCCGAGGACGTACGGGCCGTACTCACCACCGCGGGCCCGCAACGGGCCGAGCTCCTCATCGCTGCGGAACCACTGGGAGGCACGCCGTGCGCGTGGCGGTCATAG
- a CDS encoding cupin domain-containing protein, with protein sequence MTTEQDDTALGRARVTDTPELTAYYEELGALDAGALWTVANDIEPWYPQPRSVPVLWRYAELRPLVHKALGLVRADDAGRRVVMLVNPGRRDVSAAAGLLYTGLQIMGPGEAMTAHRHQAAALRFVHEGTGAWTIVDGQKLKVGPRDFAITPGGTWHEHGNESADAPVIWQDGLDIPLVNALDAGFYEVHPELHQKPGKVVNSSLLTYAAHLLPYGSQKWSRPYSPLLAFPWEPTYEALLGLAKAEEGSPYDGVIAEYTNPLTGGPVMPTMGAHMQLLRPGQATRAHRHTGSVVYTAAKGRGFSVIAGRRFEWTDGDIFCVPSWAWHEHHNPDPSADACLFSFNDFPVMRSLGFHREEAYPDHGGHQPVTA encoded by the coding sequence ATGACCACGGAGCAGGACGACACCGCCCTCGGCCGCGCCCGGGTGACCGACACCCCCGAACTCACCGCCTACTACGAGGAACTGGGCGCCCTCGACGCCGGCGCGCTGTGGACCGTCGCCAACGACATCGAGCCCTGGTACCCGCAGCCCAGGTCCGTTCCGGTGCTCTGGCGCTACGCCGAGCTGCGCCCCCTGGTCCACAAGGCGCTCGGCCTGGTCCGGGCCGACGACGCGGGCCGCCGCGTGGTCATGCTCGTCAACCCCGGCCGCCGGGACGTCAGCGCCGCCGCCGGACTCCTCTACACCGGCCTGCAGATCATGGGGCCCGGCGAGGCGATGACCGCGCACCGCCACCAGGCCGCCGCCCTGCGCTTCGTCCACGAGGGCACCGGCGCCTGGACGATCGTCGACGGCCAGAAGCTGAAGGTCGGCCCCCGCGACTTCGCCATCACCCCGGGCGGCACCTGGCACGAGCACGGCAACGAATCCGCCGACGCCCCCGTCATCTGGCAGGACGGACTCGACATACCGCTGGTCAACGCCCTGGACGCCGGCTTCTACGAGGTGCACCCCGAGCTCCACCAGAAGCCCGGGAAGGTCGTCAACTCCTCCCTCCTGACGTACGCGGCGCACCTGCTGCCGTACGGGTCGCAGAAGTGGAGCCGGCCCTACTCGCCGCTGCTCGCCTTCCCGTGGGAGCCGACGTACGAGGCCCTGCTGGGCCTCGCCAAGGCCGAAGAGGGCTCCCCGTACGACGGAGTCATCGCCGAGTACACCAACCCGCTCACCGGCGGTCCGGTCATGCCCACCATGGGTGCCCACATGCAGCTGCTGCGCCCCGGCCAGGCCACCCGCGCGCACCGCCACACCGGATCGGTGGTGTACACGGCCGCCAAGGGCCGGGGGTTCTCGGTGATCGCGGGACGGCGCTTCGAGTGGACCGACGGCGACATCTTCTGCGTCCCGTCCTGGGCCTGGCACGAGCACCACAACCCGGACCCCTCCGCGGACGCCTGCCTGTTCTCCTTCAACGACTTCCCCGTCATGCGCTCGCTCGGTTTCCACCGGGAAGAGGCGTACCCCGACCACGGCGGCCACCAGCCCGTCACCGCCTGA
- a CDS encoding FAD-dependent monooxygenase has protein sequence MRVAVIGGGPGGLHFAALAKQLSPHWEITVWERNAPDDTFGFGVVFSDETLDGIAQADRETFEAMSARFARWSDIDIRYRGRTLTSGGHGFAALGRRHLLRILQERCSALAVDVRYRTEAPPAAELAATHDLVVACDGVRSATRAAFADTFGPDLDERAGRYMWLGTDKVFEAFTFIVDEQDFGTLQVHAYPYDDTRSTFIVEMTEDAWRRAGFARSEGRELPPGASDTESIRRCEELLAAHLDGHRLLPNNSKWLRFTTVRNRTWRRGNIVLLGDAAHTAHFSIGSGTKLAMEDALALAACLHEHPDVPRALAAYEEERKPVVESTQRAAQASLEWFEHIDRYTGQDPHRFAFNLLTRSRRVTYDNLRVRDEAFTDAVGGSSPVPPMFRPFRLGGLLLRNRVVVPPTALDTAREGVPGDFDLVHLSTQALGGSGLVLAGMTAVSADGRAAPGCPGLWNDEQEAAWRRITGFVHGQCDTLLGIQLTHAGRRAATGDGPPVAASSLAWDEFSRLPREADRADMDTLVRDFTAAARRADRAGFDALELQYGHGHLLSGFLSPLTNRRTDAYGGDLAGRLRLPLEVLRAVRAVWPFGKALLVRISAADWAEGGLTETDAVAVARALAEAGADAIDVSTGEVVAHERPRYGRSYQTPYADLIRNATGVPTIAVGAISTYDDVNSIILAGRADLCGVGRAQLHDPLWTLHAAAAQGYQGPAAPWAPSWAAGRRRPPAARTDRVPPRLELLRPPAEPVHRRWLPRAAAAPAPR, from the coding sequence GTGCGCGTGGCGGTCATAGGAGGAGGACCCGGCGGGCTGCACTTCGCGGCCCTGGCCAAGCAGCTCTCCCCGCACTGGGAGATCACCGTATGGGAGCGCAACGCCCCCGACGACACCTTCGGCTTCGGCGTGGTGTTCTCCGACGAGACCCTCGACGGCATCGCCCAGGCCGACCGCGAGACGTTCGAGGCCATGTCGGCGCGGTTCGCCCGCTGGAGCGACATCGACATCCGCTACCGGGGCCGCACCCTCACCTCGGGCGGCCACGGCTTCGCCGCCCTCGGCCGGCGGCACCTGCTGCGGATCCTCCAGGAGCGCTGCTCCGCCCTGGCGGTCGACGTCCGCTACCGTACCGAGGCCCCGCCGGCCGCCGAGCTCGCCGCCACCCACGACCTGGTGGTGGCCTGCGACGGCGTGCGGTCGGCCACCCGCGCCGCCTTCGCCGACACCTTCGGCCCCGACCTCGACGAACGCGCCGGCCGCTACATGTGGCTCGGCACCGACAAGGTCTTCGAGGCCTTCACCTTCATCGTCGACGAGCAGGACTTCGGCACGCTCCAGGTGCACGCCTACCCGTACGACGACACCCGCTCCACCTTCATCGTGGAGATGACCGAGGACGCCTGGCGCCGCGCGGGCTTCGCGCGGTCCGAGGGCCGCGAGCTCCCGCCGGGCGCGAGCGACACCGAGAGCATCCGGCGCTGCGAGGAGCTCCTCGCGGCGCACCTCGACGGCCACCGGCTGCTGCCCAACAACTCAAAGTGGCTGCGGTTCACCACCGTGCGCAACCGCACCTGGCGCCGCGGCAACATCGTCCTGCTCGGCGACGCCGCCCACACCGCGCACTTCTCCATCGGCTCCGGCACCAAGCTCGCCATGGAGGACGCCCTGGCCCTGGCCGCCTGCCTGCACGAACACCCCGACGTGCCAAGGGCGCTCGCCGCGTACGAGGAGGAGCGCAAGCCGGTGGTGGAGTCCACCCAGCGGGCCGCGCAGGCCAGCCTGGAGTGGTTCGAGCACATCGACCGCTACACCGGCCAGGACCCGCACCGGTTCGCCTTCAACCTCCTCACCCGCAGCCGCCGCGTCACCTACGACAACCTGCGCGTGCGCGACGAGGCCTTCACCGACGCGGTGGGCGGCTCCTCGCCCGTGCCGCCCATGTTCCGGCCCTTCCGGCTCGGCGGCCTGCTGCTGCGCAACCGGGTCGTCGTACCGCCCACCGCCCTGGACACCGCCCGCGAGGGGGTTCCGGGCGACTTCGACCTCGTCCACCTCAGCACGCAGGCCCTCGGCGGATCCGGCCTGGTCCTCGCCGGGATGACCGCCGTCAGCGCCGACGGCCGGGCCGCCCCCGGCTGCCCCGGACTGTGGAACGACGAACAGGAAGCGGCCTGGCGGCGCATCACCGGCTTCGTCCACGGCCAGTGCGACACCCTCCTCGGCATCCAGCTCACGCACGCCGGACGCCGCGCCGCCACCGGAGACGGGCCGCCCGTCGCCGCATCGAGCCTGGCCTGGGACGAGTTCAGCCGCCTTCCGCGGGAGGCCGACCGGGCCGACATGGACACGCTCGTACGGGACTTCACGGCAGCGGCCCGGCGCGCCGACCGGGCCGGCTTCGACGCGCTGGAACTCCAGTACGGCCACGGCCACCTGCTCTCCGGCTTCCTCTCGCCGCTGACCAACCGGCGTACCGACGCCTACGGCGGAGACCTGGCCGGCCGGCTGCGCCTGCCCCTCGAGGTGCTGCGCGCCGTACGCGCGGTGTGGCCCTTCGGCAAGGCCCTGCTCGTCCGGATCTCCGCCGCCGACTGGGCCGAAGGCGGCCTCACCGAGACCGACGCCGTGGCCGTCGCCCGCGCCCTAGCCGAAGCGGGCGCCGACGCGATCGACGTCTCCACCGGAGAGGTCGTCGCCCACGAGAGGCCCCGCTACGGCCGCAGCTACCAGACCCCGTACGCCGACCTGATCCGCAACGCCACCGGGGTCCCCACCATCGCCGTCGGCGCGATCTCCACCTACGACGACGTGAACTCGATCATCCTGGCCGGCCGGGCCGACCTCTGCGGCGTCGGCCGGGCCCAGCTCCACGACCCCCTGTGGACCCTGCACGCCGCGGCCGCCCAGGGCTACCAGGGGCCCGCCGCGCCCTGGGCGCCGTCCTGGGCGGCGGGCCGCCGCCGGCCCCCGGCCGCCCGCACCGACCGGGTGCCGCCCCGCCTGGAACTGCTGAGGCCGCCCGCCGAACCCGTCCACCGGCGCTGGCTGCCGCGCGCCGCCGCCGCTCCCGCCCCCCGATAG